The bacterium genome window below encodes:
- a CDS encoding type II toxin-antitoxin system HicB family antitoxin, protein MHRFLVVIEKAGSNYSAYSPDLPGCVATGATRDEVERNMHEAIEMHVQGLQEDGLTVPESLSFAEYVAVR, encoded by the coding sequence ATGCATCGTTTCCTTGTGGTGATTGAGAAGGCGGGCAGCAACTACTCGGCATATTCGCCCGATCTGCCGGGCTGCGTGGCCACCGGCGCAACCCGGGATGAGGTCGAACGAAATATGCACGAGGCGATCGAAATGCACGTGCAAGGGCTTCAGGAGGATGGCTTGACCGTGCCCGAGTCTCTTTCCTTTGCGGAGTATGTGGCTGTTCGATAA
- a CDS encoding DUF512 domain-containing protein: MPITVSKVLPGSAADAAQIPTGASITDVNDVAISDQIDFMVASTDDRLEISYMGPAGTPHTATIVRTFGQPIGLALEPIKPRICCNKCIFCFVDQMPTGLRPPLYVKDDDYRLSFLFGNFITATNISRANLKRIERLGISPLYVSVHATDDSVRTKMLGNPAAPPILPALGDLIRSGAKLHTQVVLCPGINDGKVLQQTISDLTSLFPGVQTIAIVPVGLTRFRERLSAIEPVSPSYAGQLIEQMQPIQSRLGERFDRQVLFLSDEFYLMSGVRLPKAREYGEFAQLENGVGIAASFAAELDEALGGLESRASLVGARATIVTGRLAAPMLSRAIGRVNQAFGTRLSLLEVGNRFFGESVTVAGLLVGQDIRQRMLAEGFGSNDLVLVPEAALEDESADRKGDLRRFLDGMTLKTLKQETGAAIEAAPVQGRKFVRFLKQYLAARVNPTQ, encoded by the coding sequence TTGCCCATCACTGTCTCCAAGGTGCTCCCCGGCTCAGCGGCAGATGCGGCTCAAATCCCAACAGGAGCGAGCATTACAGACGTCAACGACGTCGCGATCAGCGACCAAATCGACTTCATGGTCGCCTCCACTGACGATCGCCTCGAGATCAGCTACATGGGCCCAGCCGGCACGCCGCACACCGCAACGATCGTTCGCACGTTCGGGCAGCCGATCGGCCTTGCTCTTGAGCCGATCAAGCCCAGAATCTGCTGCAACAAGTGCATATTCTGCTTCGTAGATCAGATGCCGACTGGGCTTAGGCCGCCGCTTTACGTGAAGGACGACGACTACAGGCTCTCCTTTCTGTTCGGCAACTTCATCACCGCCACGAACATCTCGAGGGCAAACCTAAAGAGGATCGAGCGGCTCGGCATTTCGCCGCTCTACGTCTCTGTCCACGCCACCGACGATTCGGTGCGGACGAAGATGCTCGGCAACCCAGCGGCGCCTCCTATATTGCCAGCGCTTGGGGACCTCATACGCTCCGGCGCAAAGCTTCACACACAGGTCGTGCTATGCCCGGGCATCAACGACGGGAAGGTCCTCCAACAGACTATTTCGGACCTTACGTCACTATTCCCCGGCGTTCAGACGATCGCCATCGTGCCCGTGGGCTTGACAAGATTCAGAGAACGCCTGTCCGCAATCGAGCCTGTATCGCCCAGTTACGCCGGACAGCTCATCGAACAGATGCAGCCTATTCAGTCGCGACTCGGCGAGCGCTTTGACAGGCAGGTTCTGTTTTTGAGCGACGAGTTCTACCTGATGTCCGGCGTTCGGTTGCCGAAGGCGCGAGAGTATGGCGAATTCGCTCAGCTCGAGAACGGGGTCGGGATCGCCGCGAGCTTTGCGGCGGAACTAGACGAGGCGCTGGGCGGGCTGGAATCGAGAGCGTCGCTTGTAGGCGCGAGGGCCACGATAGTAACGGGAAGGCTCGCTGCGCCCATGCTCTCTAGAGCGATTGGGCGGGTCAATCAAGCATTCGGGACAAGGCTGTCGCTGCTTGAGGTGGGCAACAGGTTCTTCGGGGAGAGCGTAACGGTAGCGGGTCTGCTGGTTGGCCAGGACATCAGGCAAAGAATGCTGGCGGAAGGTTTTGGAAGCAACGACCTCGTGCTTGTGCCCGAGGCTGCGCTCGAAGACGAAAGCGCAGACCGCAAGGGAGACCTCCGCCGGTTCCTCGATGGAATGACGCTGAAAACACTAAAACAAGAAACGGGAGCTGCTATCGAGGCAGCCCCCGTTCAAGGTCGTAAGTTCGTTCGTTTCTTAAAGCAATATCTCGCCGCTAGAGTCAATCCCACACAGTAA
- a CDS encoding AI-2E family transporter, translating into MGHDNHAPRYNFRPVAGSILIAISILGLALLLYVLWQLRSLIGMMVFASLAAYALNPVVGRLERAGVNRTLGIILVTVLMVAAAALVLFLIVPALFREIAELASNVPTYLAEARDWASSWWERFFGEKFPSDLESFIDALAPQAETLKSLAGKAARPVGTLIAGTFGSLVALIGWLIGLAITPVVVFYILLDFDKMTDCVLSLIPARRRDFVVGLISEINSTLGNLIRGQLLVALVLSALYCAGLWLIGVPYWPLLGLLSGFAYIVPYLCLVIGFIPSAIIAGFHSQPWWREPLLVILLFASVQALEGFVITPRIVGRKVGLHPLLIILAVLVGGTLGGFVGVILAVPLAAVAKVTFMHFFRKVRAGAVEEDKKMPPGQQDGERLPGPGPTPKMTQEASNSSSMSEHGAAQTQQRENHQKLPDGAADPEHQEQQDERGK; encoded by the coding sequence ATGGGACACGACAATCACGCACCAAGATACAACTTCAGGCCGGTTGCCGGCTCCATCCTGATTGCGATCTCCATTCTTGGCCTTGCGCTGCTGCTATACGTCCTGTGGCAGCTGCGCTCGCTCATCGGGATGATGGTATTCGCTTCCCTTGCCGCATACGCCCTGAACCCGGTCGTTGGCCGGCTGGAAAGGGCCGGCGTGAACCGGACGCTGGGCATCATTTTAGTAACTGTTTTGATGGTGGCCGCGGCGGCGCTGGTCCTCTTCCTCATTGTGCCGGCGCTATTTCGCGAGATAGCGGAGCTCGCCAGCAACGTGCCTACATATCTCGCAGAGGCCAGAGATTGGGCGAGCTCTTGGTGGGAGCGATTCTTCGGCGAGAAGTTCCCCTCTGACCTCGAGTCGTTCATAGATGCACTGGCGCCTCAGGCCGAGACGCTGAAATCGCTTGCCGGCAAGGCCGCAAGACCCGTTGGGACGCTCATCGCGGGGACATTTGGCAGCCTTGTTGCGCTGATAGGTTGGCTAATCGGCCTGGCGATCACACCGGTAGTAGTGTTCTACATCCTGCTTGATTTTGATAAGATGACCGACTGCGTGTTATCGCTTATTCCTGCAAGACGGAGGGACTTCGTGGTCGGGCTCATCAGTGAGATCAACTCCACACTTGGCAACTTGATACGGGGGCAGCTCCTCGTTGCGCTCGTGCTCTCGGCGCTTTACTGCGCGGGCTTGTGGCTGATAGGTGTGCCCTACTGGCCGCTGCTTGGCCTTTTGTCGGGCTTTGCATACATAGTTCCCTATCTATGCCTCGTGATTGGCTTCATTCCATCAGCGATAATAGCGGGCTTTCATTCGCAGCCCTGGTGGCGTGAGCCGCTCTTGGTCATCCTACTTTTCGCCAGCGTGCAGGCGCTCGAGGGCTTCGTGATTACTCCCAGAATTGTAGGGAGAAAGGTCGGACTGCACCCGCTGCTAATCATCCTGGCGGTTCTGGTCGGCGGCACGCTCGGCGGATTCGTGGGAGTGATTCTCGCCGTGCCGTTGGCTGCCGTGGCTAAAGTTACCTTTATGCACTTCTTTAGAAAAGTGAGGGCAGGAGCGGTCGAGGAGGACAAGAAGATGCCGCCGGGTCAGCAGGACGGTGAACGCCTACCAGGGCCAGGTCCTACGCCCAAGATGACACAGGAAGCATCGAACTCGTCCTCAATGTCCGAGCACGGCGCAGCACAAACGCAGCAGCGGGAAAACCACCAGAAACTGCCAGACGGCGCGGCAGACCCCGAGCACCAAGAACAACAGGACGAAAGGGGCAAATAG
- a CDS encoding EutN/CcmL family microcompartment protein, with the protein MNLGRIIGRVVATRKDERLRGIKLLLLQPLRSDQTAIGGPIVAVDSAGAGASEMVLWVSGKEAAVPFSKDIPVDACVVGIVDSADVPG; encoded by the coding sequence TTGAACCTGGGCAGAATCATCGGCAGGGTGGTCGCAACGCGCAAGGACGAGCGGCTTAGGGGCATCAAGCTCCTGCTGTTGCAGCCTTTGAGAAGCGACCAAACGGCGATTGGTGGCCCCATCGTGGCGGTCGATTCGGCCGGAGCAGGCGCGTCGGAGATGGTTCTTTGGGTCTCTGGTAAGGAGGCGGCGGTCCCATTCAGTAAGGACATCCCCGTTGATGCCTGTGTCGTGGGGATTGTGGATAGTGCAGATGTCCCTGGATAA
- a CDS encoding helix-turn-helix transcriptional regulator yields MKDPLQALGKRVRKLRATRGISQEELAHRAGLHRTYVGGIERGERNVSLLNILAIARALEVHVTELFTEMD; encoded by the coding sequence ATGAAAGATCCGCTTCAAGCATTAGGCAAACGTGTCCGGAAGTTAAGAGCGACTCGTGGTATATCCCAAGAAGAGCTTGCTCACAGAGCTGGGCTGCATCGGACATACGTCGGAGGAATAGAACGAGGAGAACGCAATGTCAGCTTGCTGAACATATTGGCGATCGCTCGCGCTCTGGAGGTCCATGTGACCGAGTTGTTTACAGAGATGGACTAG
- a CDS encoding energy transducer TonB, with amino-acid sequence MSLDNRYMAVGFAASVIAHILMAILVPAPAPATQPNPKEELIEVALFPLDYGALGYEVAAMGVSEEEAKLLSKLSADTLAFAEQLPLGIFTRPPKSDSAPDDLKLNVEDLPDKRLPEMVEKALERLAKSRRETGRAGASEPKPWSLAPSQPKERVSMPKIAPFEAVSGPKERPAVNVESIIGPVSARRIVYRPSLGQVTISTPGNVRIKFWVQPDGAVARILFERKLDASLDDYSLRYVRGLRFEPLPEGKDYVEWGTITIAFRPE; translated from the coding sequence ATGTCCCTGGATAATCGCTACATGGCGGTCGGGTTTGCCGCCTCGGTCATCGCTCACATCCTTATGGCCATTCTGGTTCCAGCGCCCGCTCCGGCAACACAGCCTAATCCGAAGGAGGAGCTCATCGAGGTCGCTCTCTTCCCCCTCGACTACGGGGCGCTGGGATATGAGGTGGCGGCGATGGGCGTGTCTGAGGAGGAAGCAAAGCTGCTCTCGAAGCTCTCTGCCGATACGCTCGCCTTTGCCGAGCAGCTCCCGCTAGGGATATTCACACGGCCGCCCAAATCAGATTCCGCACCGGACGATCTCAAGCTTAATGTGGAGGACCTGCCGGACAAGCGCCTCCCCGAAATGGTTGAGAAGGCGCTCGAGAGGCTGGCGAAGTCCAGGCGCGAGACGGGCAGAGCCGGTGCGAGTGAACCAAAGCCCTGGTCGCTGGCGCCATCTCAGCCGAAGGAAAGGGTGAGTATGCCCAAGATCGCACCATTTGAAGCGGTGTCGGGCCCGAAAGAGAGGCCCGCGGTCAACGTGGAGTCCATCATAGGGCCTGTCTCGGCGAGGCGCATCGTTTATCGCCCGTCGTTAGGCCAGGTGACGATCTCGACGCCGGGAAACGTCCGGATCAAGTTTTGGGTGCAGCCTGACGGCGCTGTTGCCAGGATTCTCTTCGAGCGGAAGCTCGACGCGAGCCTCGACGACTACTCTCTCAGATACGTTCGGGGGCTCAGGTTCGAGCCGCTGCCCGAGGGCAAGGACTACGTTGAGTGGGGCACGATAACTATAGCCTTTCGGCCGGAATAG
- a CDS encoding YgiT-type zinc finger protein codes for MKCSIEGCPGECEEHLIAHTVRHNGQLIVIDHVPAQVCCECGDVLLSPDTIRRIEALLGTPAEPVGAAPLYEYA; via the coding sequence ATGAAATGTAGCATTGAGGGTTGCCCCGGCGAGTGTGAGGAGCATCTGATCGCTCACACAGTGCGGCACAATGGGCAGCTGATTGTCATAGACCACGTCCCAGCGCAGGTCTGCTGCGAGTGTGGGGACGTTCTTCTGAGTCCGGATACGATTCGTCGGATCGAGGCGCTGCTTGGGACTCCAGCAGAGCCAGTTGGCGCGGCACCACTGTATGAATATGCGTGA
- a CDS encoding type II toxin-antitoxin system HicA family toxin, with translation MSGHPNDDLAPGTLNSIFKQAGLKRS, from the coding sequence ATATCGGGTCATCCGAATGATGATCTGGCACCCGGCACGCTAAACAGCATATTCAAACAGGCGGGACTGAAGAGGAGCTGA
- a CDS encoding DNA cytosine methyltransferase: MRVLDLFAGCGGLSFGLEMTGHFVAVCGLDLLPDRLDTFLANHPCAAGLIGDIRDWRIEDIRKSMGRVDLIAGGPPCQGFSSIRPFRAVTEGDRRNNLIEYFVLIIAALKPKWMLLENVVGMLTHKRGVMLESVISALQDIGYNMSWRIINAALYGVPQNRERIVIIGNRMGIDFKWPEPTHFAEYRSMAGSRPEVISVLPVFSPNLMPAVTVSVAISDLAPVEAGEQVNHYIDEPRNDFQRTMRGGNPQLTLHRATRHTKRMLNIIEHAGANISHIPKELISSGFSTCYSRLDASKPSTTLTVNFVHPASNRCIHPRQNRALTIREGARLQSFPDRFEFIGTTGQIVKQIGNAVPPLLAKALGEAIYTADDSRVNQ; this comes from the coding sequence TTGAGGGTACTGGACTTGTTTGCGGGATGTGGTGGTCTGTCTTTCGGATTGGAGATGACGGGTCATTTTGTTGCTGTTTGTGGGCTCGATTTACTTCCAGACAGGCTAGACACATTTCTCGCAAATCACCCTTGCGCTGCGGGTCTGATCGGTGACATTCGGGACTGGAGAATTGAGGATATTCGGAAGTCCATGGGCCGGGTAGACCTCATTGCCGGGGGACCGCCCTGTCAAGGGTTCTCTTCAATACGTCCTTTCAGGGCAGTCACCGAGGGCGACAGGCGAAATAATCTGATCGAGTACTTCGTGTTGATAATCGCCGCATTAAAGCCAAAGTGGATGCTCCTGGAAAACGTTGTGGGAATGCTCACTCACAAAAGAGGAGTGATGCTTGAGTCAGTTATCAGCGCGCTTCAGGATATCGGATACAACATGTCCTGGCGAATCATAAATGCAGCTCTATATGGAGTGCCCCAGAACCGGGAGCGAATAGTCATAATCGGAAATAGGATGGGCATAGATTTTAAATGGCCGGAACCGACTCATTTTGCCGAATACAGGAGCATGGCTGGTTCTCGGCCGGAGGTTATATCTGTGTTGCCCGTTTTTTCTCCAAACCTGATGCCTGCGGTCACAGTTAGCGTGGCAATAAGTGATCTGGCTCCTGTTGAAGCTGGAGAACAAGTGAACCACTATATTGATGAGCCCAGAAATGACTTCCAAAGAACTATGCGAGGGGGAAACCCTCAATTAACGCTTCATCGAGCCACAAGACACACCAAGAGAATGCTCAATATAATAGAGCATGCGGGAGCAAATATTTCCCACATACCCAAAGAACTCATCTCGAGTGGATTCAGCACATGTTACAGTAGGCTTGACGCTAGTAAACCGAGTACGACGCTTACTGTGAATTTCGTCCACCCAGCATCCAATAGATGCATCCACCCTCGCCAAAATCGAGCTCTAACAATAAGGGAGGGGGCACGACTTCAGAGCTTTCCAGACCGTTTTGAGTTTATTGGGACCACCGGTCAAATTGTAAAACAGATAGGAAATGCCGTCCCGCCCTTACTTGCGAAAGCCCTCGGCGAGGCGATCTACACGGCAGATGATTCAAGGGTCAATCAGTAA
- a CDS encoding AtpZ/AtpI family protein gives MPSTREPRRPKDEVLREFFRSIGLVTQIGLTVVVAIGVGFGAGFYVDRWLDTDHTFLVVGILFGIGAAFWNVYRLLLKGFIPPGSAGDDGEKER, from the coding sequence GTGCCTAGCACGAGAGAGCCTCGACGACCCAAGGACGAGGTTTTGAGAGAGTTCTTCCGGAGTATTGGGCTTGTTACTCAGATCGGCTTAACGGTTGTGGTGGCGATCGGGGTGGGCTTTGGAGCAGGATTCTACGTTGACAGATGGCTTGACACAGACCACACTTTTTTGGTTGTTGGCATATTGTTTGGCATTGGTGCTGCTTTCTGGAACGTGTATCGCTTGCTTCTCAAAGGTTTCATTCCGCCGGGGTCCGCTGGCGATGATGGTGAGAAAGAGAGATGA